Genomic window (Streptomyces sp. NBC_00078):
CGCGGGCGTTCCTCGAACGGGAGGTGACCGGGCCGCTAGGGATCGACTTCACCGTCGGACTGCCGGAGAAGGAGGCCGGGCGAGCGGCCGAACTGGTGCATCCGCCAGCCGCGTCGAGCAGCGAACAGGCGGCGATCTTCAGCCAGTTGACGCCCCTGGCGCTGGCGGCGCTGACCAATCCGCTGGTGGGCGCGACCGAGGCCAACACGCCCGAATGGCGGGCCGCCGAGATCCCGGCCGCGAACGGGCACGGCACGGCGCGGGCGGTCGCCGCGCTCTACGGGATCTTCGCGGGCCGGGGTTCGTACGACGGCCACCGCGTCCTGTCCGCCGAGGCGGCCGAGCAGGTCCGCGCAGGGCAGGGCAGCTGCCGGGACCTGGTGCTCGGCGCCGGTTTCGAGCACGAGACGGAGGCCGGGCTCGGTCTGTGGCTGAGCGGCCCGAACGGCTCGTACGGCCCCAACCCGCGGGCTTTCGGACACGACGGCTTCGGCGGCTCCTGCGGCCTCGCCGACCCGGAGGCGGGGGTGTCCCTGGGCTATGTGATGAACCGGATGGGGCCTCATATCGCGGACGATCCACGGAAGACGGCCCTCGTCGACGCTTTGTACAACGCGCTGTGAGCGGCGATCGGGGCGGGCCGGTTTCGGCCGAACCCGCAGACCGGTCTTCCCTCGTGGTTTAGACCAATGCTAGATCTGGTGGCGCAATGAGCCCGCACGGCTACGGTACGTCACCAACAGGAGGCGCGGCATGGCCCGCACCACCCCGCACGACCACACCCGCAGCGATGGAGAGCCGCTGTACTGGCGCGTCGCGCAGCAGCTGCTCGGCGAACTGCGCGACGGCACCGTCCCGCCCGGTGAACGGCTGCCGGGCGAACGGGAGTTGGCCGGTCATTTCGGTGTCAGCAGGGAGACCGTCCGGCAGGCGCTGGAGGTGCTCCGCCGGGACGGCCTGGTCGCCACCGACCGGCGGGGCAGTCACGCCACGCTGCCCGGGCTGCCGGTCGAGACCGCGCCCTCTTCGACCTTCCCGGTCGGCGCCCGGACCGCGGACCCCGGCGCCGTCGACCGGACCAGGGTGACCTGGGAGACTCCCCCGCCGGAGCACGCGGAGGCCCTCGGGCTCGCCCCGCACCGCCCGACCCTCGTGCACCGATACGAGTCGGCCGGTGCCGACGGCCGGGGGCGCCGCAGCGCGGTCACGTCCTTCTCCGCTGTGGCGCTCTCCGAGGTCGAGGAGCTGGCCCGTTACCGCGACCGGGCGGACGGCGCCGCCTCGGCCCAGCTGAGCCGCGCCTACGACTGGATGCGCAAGGCGGGCCTGACCCTGCATCACCGGGACTCCATCACCCGCCTCACGGACACGCCCTCGGTGCGGGTCACCCGGCGCGTGCACGACCAGTACGCACGGCCACTGGAGATCACCGACCTGGTCGTGGACGCCCAACCCTGCGCCCTGGTCTATGAGTTCACGCTGCCCGCTGCGGGCTGAGCGTGCCCAGCCCGCCGAGAAGCACAGCCGTACGACGGACCCCGACGCGTCGAGGTCGTCGGCGGCCAGGTCGCTAACCTGCCGCACCAGCCACAGTCCGTGACCGCCGACGACACCCGGCTTGCGCGGCAGCTGGCCAGGGAACGCCGGGCCGGCCGCGGAGCGGCTGCCGAGAGCGTCTTCGAGCAGGGCGGGATTGCTCGTCGTCGGCGCCCACCCGGCCGTGGTGCAGCCCGGCGAGCGGGACGCCCGTGGCCGGCCACCTGCCACGGGCGTCCCGCTCGGCAGGCCCGCCAGGACGGTCTTCCACCGTGAGTACGAGCGTCGGCGGCGCGCCTGCCTCGGGGACGACCGCTTCACCGAAGCGGTCCACGAGGGAAGGGAGTCGGGGCCGGATGCGGCCATCGCCCCGGCGCTGGGCGGCGTACTCGGCCTGCCCGACGTGCCCGACCTCTGATCGGCGGCGACTTCGTCAGGAGCGGACGGCCAGAACCATCCGTACGCGTGGGCTGCCGTCGGGGCGCCGGCCGAACTCCGGCAGGGCCTCCAGCCCCACGCGGAACCCGGCGAACTCCAGGTCCCGTCGTACGTCCCCGAGCCGGAAGGCCCGGTAGTACATCACGAACGGCGGCCGCCACACGGCGTTGCGCACCCGCATGACCGCGTCGAAGCCGAGCAGCATCCAGAACGCGGGCGACGTGGCCCGTGGCGGGGCGAGGATGGGGAAGGCGAAGCTGCCGCCCGGCCGCAGCACGGAGTGGACCCGGGCGAACAGGCCGGGCAGTTCGGCGGGCAGGAAGTGGCCGAACGCCCCGAAGCTCACCACGAGGTCGAAGGTGCCGGGGCCGAACGGAAGGGCGCGGGCATCGCCCCGGACCCAGGAGATCGTCGGCCCCA
Coding sequences:
- a CDS encoding serine hydrolase, translating into MAQREAEVHGYCDERFAAVRTALEENFRKRAELGAAVAVSVGGEVVVDLWGGWADAARTRPWERDTLVNVWSTTKGPVALCAHILADRGLLDLDAPVASYWPEFAAAGKDGILVRHLLSHRAGLSGPREPHSLEQLYDWELTTRRLAATEPWWEPGTRSGYHAITYGFLVGEVVRRVSGLRPRAFLEREVTGPLGIDFTVGLPEKEAGRAAELVHPPAASSSEQAAIFSQLTPLALAALTNPLVGATEANTPEWRAAEIPAANGHGTARAVAALYGIFAGRGSYDGHRVLSAEAAEQVRAGQGSCRDLVLGAGFEHETEAGLGLWLSGPNGSYGPNPRAFGHDGFGGSCGLADPEAGVSLGYVMNRMGPHIADDPRKTALVDALYNAL
- a CDS encoding GntR family transcriptional regulator yields the protein MARTTPHDHTRSDGEPLYWRVAQQLLGELRDGTVPPGERLPGERELAGHFGVSRETVRQALEVLRRDGLVATDRRGSHATLPGLPVETAPSSTFPVGARTADPGAVDRTRVTWETPPPEHAEALGLAPHRPTLVHRYESAGADGRGRRSAVTSFSAVALSEVEELARYRDRADGAASAQLSRAYDWMRKAGLTLHHRDSITRLTDTPSVRVTRRVHDQYARPLEITDLVVDAQPCALVYEFTLPAAG
- a CDS encoding class I SAM-dependent methyltransferase yields the protein MFSPEGPSLRELAVQALSSVEQGYDLLAPKFDRTPFRTPDSVLDAVASALARTGPFHSGLDLCCGTGVGVDVLARLCRESVTGVDFSAGMLAVAQEGVRPLGPTISWVRGDARALPFGPGTFDLVVSFGAFGHFLPAELPGLFARVHSVLRPGGSFAFPILAPPRATSPAFWMLLGFDAVMRVRNAVWRPPFVMYYRAFRLGDVRRDLEFAGFRVGLEALPEFGRRPDGSPRVRMVLAVRS